The Candidatus Reconcilbacillus cellulovorans genome segment CGGCGTTTCTGGCGAGCGGGTCGCGCGATCCGATCGTCGTGTTGCCCGGGGCGGCGCTCATGGGGGTTCTCGCGGTCTTTTGTATCCAGTGGCTGCGGCAGTCCGGCGTGCAGGAAGACGCCGCGACCGGCGTCGTGTTTACGGCGCTGTTCGCCGCCGGCGTGCTGATGGTCAGCTTGTTTGCGCGGCATATCGACCTCGATCTCGAACACGTGCTGTACGGCGAAATCGTGTTCGTGCCCTACGACGAGCTGCATCTGTTCGGCAAATGGCTCGGCCCGCGCGCGCTCTGGTTCGTCGGCGCGACGTTCGCGCTGAATGCGGCGGTCGTCGCGATCTTTTACAAACAGTTTAAGCTGTGTTCGTTCGACCCTTTGTTGGCGGCGTCTCTGGGCGTTCCGGTCACGTTTTTCCATTATCTGTTGATGGCGCTCGTCTCGCTGACGACCGTCGCCGCGTTCGACAGCGTCGGCGCGGTGCTCGTCGTCGGCATGCTCGTGCTTCCGCCGGCGACGGCCTATCTGCTGACCGATTCGCTGGCGCGCATGATCGGGCTCGGCATGGCGATCGGCGTCGCCGACGCCGCGATCGGATACGGCGTGTCGGTTGCGTTGGATGCGTCGACGGCGGGGTGCATGGTGACGGTCGCCGGTTTGGCTTTGGCGCTGGCGTTTCTTTTTTCACCTAAACACGGCATTTTGATGCGGCCAAAAATCAAGCGCGCCTGACCGGCGCGCCGGTTTTATTTTTTGTCCGCGAGCCATCCCGCCAGCTCGTCGATCTGCGCGTCGGACAGCCGTCCCTTGAAAGAGGGCATACCGCCTCTGCCGTCGCGGATGACGGCGGCGATTTGCGCCCGGTCGTACTTGTCGCCTATCTTGCGCAGATCGGGACCGACGCGGCCTTCGAGGTTTTGGCCGTGGCACGACATGCAGTTGTTTTTGTAAATGGTTTCGACGCCAGCCGGCGCGGCGCCGCCGGGCTGTGCGGCTGGGCTGCCGGTATTGCCTTTTTGGCCGGTTTGGCCGCACGCGGTGAACAACACGGCGGCGGACAACGCGACGGCGGTCACTGCAACCGCACGACCGAGCCATTTTCGGGGAAGATTGTGCATCGTCACTCACCTCCTTCGTTGTTCGGACGCCGTCCGGCCGCCGGCGGCCATAGTCCGGCCGCCGCAAATACGCGGCGGTACGCTTCGGCCGACCGGCGAAATAGCTCGTCCGGATCGCGGTCGACCGGGGCGGTGGATCGCCGGGACGCGGAAGACGAATCCGACTCCGGCATTTCTGGCCGAAGGACTTCCTGCGCGACGACGCCGCGGTAGCCGATCCGGTAAAGCGCGCGCAGAAACGCCGCGAGATCGATGACGCCCTCGCCGGGGTAGAGTCGGTCGTCATCTCGCGCTTGTTCGACAGGGACGGCCGGGGCGTCGTTCAGGTGGACATGTACGATTTGCTCCGGACGAAGCGACAACAGGTCGGCTTCCGTCCCGCCGGTCGTATACCAATGAAAGCTGTCGAGCAACAGTCCGACGTTCGGTTTGTCGATCGCCGCGATCCAGTCGAGCGTCTCGGCCATCGTCCGGATGAACGGATGTTTCCATCGCAGCGCTAAATGCATCGGGCCGACAAATTCGAGGCCGAGGCGCAGCCCGTAGGCGTCAAGAACATCGGCGACGATGCGCAGCCGCCGGGTGGCTAGAGCCAGAAAGCGCGCAGGACTTTCGTCGACGGACGGCAAAATGTAAGTGCAGCAGGCGGTGCAACCGAGGCGAGCAGCGGCGTCCGCTTCGGCCGGCAGTCGCTTGAGCGTTTCGCGGAACGATGCGTCGTCGTTGCGCCAGTCGACGCAAAGCCCGACTGAGCCGATGCGTACGCCAAGGCGGCCGAGTTGCGCGGCGGCGCGATCGGCGCCGATTTCACCGATCCAGCGCAGCAGTTCGTCGCCGGAGGCGTCGACGGCGCCGAAGCCGTATTCGGCCGCTTTCGCCGCGAACGCGTCGATCGGCCCGGTGAAACCGACGCCTGCTCGGGTAAGACCGAAAATCACGGCGGAACGACACCTCCGCTTTTTTGTGCCACAAGTCTGCTGCATTTTTGTACGGCGGTCTGCGGCACTTGCGCGACAGTCGACGGCGGTTCGCGCAGACGGTCGAGATGGTTTTCGGAAGTTATTATACCATACCATTGATCCGATTCCGTCTACCGCTCGAGCACTCGCCGGTACGCCTCTTCATACCCTTCCGCCATCCGCTCGACGGTGAACAGCCGTTCGACGCGTTCCCTGCAATCGTGCCGGCGGACAGCGGACAACCGGCCGACGGCTTCGACCGCTTCCTCGACGGTCGAGACGACGAAACCCGTCTTGCCGTGTTCGACGACTTCCGGCACAGAGCCGCGGTTAAAACCGATGACAGGGGTGCCGCACGCCATCGCTTCAGCCATGACGAGGCCGAACGGTTCCGGAGCGCGGACGGGATGCAGCAGCGCGAGCGCGCCGCCCATCAACCGGTTGCGCTCTTGCGGGCCGACTTCGCCGACGAACCGCACGTGCCGACCGTCGATGCGCGGGCGGACGACCGTTTCAAAAAAAGTGCGGTTGCCGTCGGGGACGATGCCGGCGACGACAAGCGGCACGCCAGACCGCAGGGCGATGTCGACGGCGAGATCGGCGCCTTTTTCCGCACAGATGCGGCCGATGAACAGCAGATACTCTCCCGGCCGTTCGACGAAATCGAACTGTTCCAGGCGGACGCCGTTGTAAACGTTGGCGACGTAGCGGAGCTCGGGGCATCCTTGCCGTTCCGCGTAGCTGATCGAGACGTAGGGCAGGTCGGCGAACTGCCGGAACGCCTCGCGCGAATCGGCTTCCAAGAGAGCCGCACCGTGTAGGGTCGTGACGACCGGCGTGCGGATCAGCCGCGCGAACGGCAGCGGCAAATAATTCATATGATTGTGCAGGATGTCAAGGCCCATTCGGTCGGCTTCGTGCAGCGCGTGGCCGATATGGATCAATTCCCACGGTCGGGAAGGCCGCTCCGGATGTTCTCCGAGCGGTTCCGGACAGACGGCGGACAACGTTGCGCGCGTCTGCGAATCGCCCGTCGCGAACAGGACGACGTCATGCCCGCGCGCGACGAGCCCGTCGGCGAGATTAGCGCATACCTGCTCCCAGGGGCCGTATTTTCGCGGCGGCGTCCGCCAAGCGATCGGCGCGAGAATACCGATTCTCACGGTCATCCCTCCTTCTGAAAAGCCGCCGTTTCCATTTTATCATGAGTTTACGGATTGACGCGTTTTGCCGCCGCGTTTCATAATGGTAAGTGTAGAAGAAGGAGGGGGTTATCGTGAGACAAACCCCGGATCCGAGACGGCTGATCGAAGAGCTGCGCAGCGGTTCGGAAGCGGCGTTCGAATCGTTTTACGAGCGCTACGTGCCGCTGGTGTTCCGCATCGCGTTCAAGCTGACCGGCGACCGGATGGAGGCCGAGGATATCTGCCACGACGTATTCGTCGAGCTGATGCGCCATCCGGAGAAGTACGATCCTTCGCGCGGAAGCGTGGAAGCGTTTTTGGCGGTTAAGGCGAAATCGAAGGCGTTCGATCGGCTTCGCAAGCGGAAGCGGTGGCTGCCTGCGTCTTGCGGCACGGCGGAAAGTCGGCTCCGCGAGATGGAAGCCGAGGGGTCTGTCGAGGAAGTCGCGATGGTCGGCTGGCAACGCGATCGATTGCTCCGGGCGCTCGCCCGCATTCCGCAGGCGCAGCGCACCGCCGTTTACGGCATGTTTATTGAAAACATGACGCAACAACAGCTGGCCGAGGCGATGAATCGGCCGCTCGGCACCGTCAAATCGCTCGTCCGTTACGGTTTGCGCCGTTTGCGCGAGGAACTGGGAGCGGAAAGGAAGGATCGATGATGCGCGGCCCGCGTTGTCCTTCCGAATCGGAGATCATCGACGGGTTGTTGGGGCGTCTGCCTTTCTGGAAACGCGAATGGACGGCCGCCCATCTTCTTTACTGCCCGAAATGTCGCGATTTGGAGCGGCAGTGGCGAGATTTGCTGGAGGCGGAGCCGGTTGCGCCCGGGCCTCGGCTGAAAAGAAGGCTCCGGTCTGCCTGGACCGTTCACCGCTGGCGCTTGCGGTTCGGCGCGCGGAACATGCAGGCGGCCGCGGCGGCGGTGCTCGTCGTGTTCGCGTTTGCGGCCTGGATGACGGCTGGCGCGTTCCGTTCGGGCGACGGCGACGGATGGCCGGGCGACAGCCGTACCGTGTTCGCGGACGGCGACGTCATCCGGATGATGGACATCGCCGCGCGTCCGCATACTCAGCGTTACGCGCTGGTGGCCCCCGAGACGTCAACGCCGGCGGCATCGGACCGGGCGAAAGGGTTTGTCTGGGTCGACAAGGCGGGTGATGAGCTGCTCGTTCTGGTCGACGGAGAAAAAGCGGCGATCGGCCGCGATTACCAGGCGTGGCTCGTGCTCGGCGGCGATCCCCGCCGTGCGGACCGCCGGAGCGCCGGCGTGCTGCGCTGGCTGAACGGCAAGGCGTACTTGCAGTATCAAGGCGCAACGGTCCGGCAGGCCGAAGGCGTCGCGCTCAGTCTTGAACCGAAAGGCGGCAGCGTCCGCCCGTCCGGCCCCGACGCGGCATGGGCGTTTATCGGCACTACCCCTGCGGGCGACCGCGGATAACGCGGGGACGCGCTTCAGCCGTCGCCGGCCGCTCCGTTTCCGGCAAGTCGCAGCGCGTATTCCAGCGGTCGGCGCACGGCCGTCCGGTAGGCGTGCAGGTCGCCGATTCTCCGGAAAATGTCGCGTCCCGGCTTCGGATTGACTTCCAGCAGCCAGACGCGGCCGGACGGATCGACGGCCAGATCGAGGCCGAGTTCGCAAAGGCGGCCGTATCGTCTCTCCAGAAGAGAAGCCGCGATCATACTTGTATTTTCCATTTCATCCATAATGGAACTTACCCTGGATGAATGATGAAATCGCTCGCGCAGCACCGTTTCGGCGGGGCGTGCCGTGCCGCCGCCGTGCAAGTTGGCGGTGACGCTGCCGGGCGCTCCGATTCGTGCTGCACAGCCGGTGACGCTCCAGCGGCCATCACCGTTTTTTTGGACGAGCATTCGGAAATCGTGAACGCGGCCGTCCGTCAGCTCGGTGCGGATGGCCTGTTGAGCCAAGTAGCGGCCGCCTGCTTTCAGCCGTGAAATCCGGAAACCGAGTTCCGCGACCGCGCATTGGATCGGCGTCAGGATGCGGCGCCGGCGGTCGCGCCCTTCGATCCGGCAGACGTCGGCGGCGAGCTGTTTGACGCGCAAAATGCCGCGGCCGCCCGTGCCGTTGATCGGTTTCAAATAAACGGCGTTGTCCGCACGAAGAAACGTAAGAACGTCCCGCGCGTCGCGATAGAGCCGGGCAGGAGGCAGACGGCGCGCCATATCGGCGTCGGCGGACAGCAAGCGGTGGATCGCCCATTTGTTGGCCAGCGGGCGGTTCAAATAGATGAGATCCGAATAGTCACGCCGAAACCGGCGGTAGGCCCGAAAACGAGAAGACCGCTCGAACCGGCACCGGTCGTATAGCACGGTCGGCAGCGGCATTCGGAACGACAGCCAGCGCCTGGCCGTAGGATCGTAGAGCCTGGCGACCGCCAGCGTATCGGGCGAGTTCAGCGTGTGCGCGGCAAAAACGGCGACGCGGACGCCGAGTTCCCGGCCGGCT includes the following:
- a CDS encoding iron ABC transporter translates to MSDLIILLTGGLVAASCSLLGSFLVLRRMAMVGDAISHAVLPGIAAAFLASGSRDPIVVLPGAALMGVLAVFCIQWLRQSGVQEDAATGVVFTALFAAGVLMVSLFARHIDLDLEHVLYGEIVFVPYDELHLFGKWLGPRALWFVGATFALNAAVVAIFYKQFKLCSFDPLLAASLGVPVTFFHYLLMALVSLTTVAAFDSVGAVLVVGMLVLPPATAYLLTDSLARMIGLGMAIGVADAAIGYGVSVALDASTAGCMVTVAGLALALAFLFSPKHGILMRPKIKRA
- a CDS encoding xylose isomerase; translated protein: MIFGLTRAGVGFTGPIDAFAAKAAEYGFGAVDASGDELLRWIGEIGADRAAAQLGRLGVRIGSVGLCVDWRNDDASFRETLKRLPAEADAAARLGCTACCTYILPSVDESPARFLALATRRLRIVADVLDAYGLRLGLEFVGPMHLALRWKHPFIRTMAETLDWIAAIDKPNVGLLLDSFHWYTTGGTEADLLSLRPEQIVHVHLNDAPAVPVEQARDDDRLYPGEGVIDLAAFLRALYRIGYRGVVAQEVLRPEMPESDSSSASRRSTAPVDRDPDELFRRSAEAYRRVFAAAGLWPPAAGRRPNNEGGE